A genomic segment from Glycine soja cultivar W05 chromosome 18, ASM419377v2, whole genome shotgun sequence encodes:
- the LOC114396286 gene encoding bone sialoprotein 2-like — protein MNSGAIDFVEENGNGSDSDANSDDATEYYQPISAIDDDGSSDDEHGRELRHVPNGFAVHVVTKNEISSLDLNDIAEKSSSDEEEEQEEEEEERSREDFERALKEEENRRNAPLTTENATRVMDAMRRVSFAGVVPDWAARDPDDHWVNQLRRLRQSSNT, from the exons ATGAACAGTGGTGCCATTGATTTTGTCGAAG AAAACGGAAACGGGAGCGACTCGGACGCGAATTCTGATGATGCAACGGAGTACTACCAGCCGATTTCCGCCATTGACGACGACGGGAGCTCAGACGACGAGCACGGCAGAGAGCTCCGGCACGTTCCGAATGGTTTCGCGGTGCACGTCGTGACGAAGAATGAGATCTCGTCTCTGGATCTTAACGACATCGCAGAGAAGAGCAGCAGCGACGAAGAGgaggaacaagaagaagaagaagaagagaggagTAGAGAGGATTTCGAGAGAGcgctaaaagaagaagagaaccGACGAAATGCGCCGCTGACGACAGAGAACGCAACCAGAGTTATGGATGCGATGCGCAGAGTGTCCTTCGCCGGAGTGGTTCCCGATTGGGCTGCTCGAGATCCCGATGATCACTGGGTCAATCAGCTTCGCCGATTGAGACAATCGTCGAACACTTGA